The segment CCGGTCAGACCTCGGTGCGGTGGAAGTTCAGGTACGAGCGGGACGGCGTCGGGCCGCGCTGGCCCTGGTAGCGCGAGCCGTAGCGCTCCGAGCCGTACGGGTGCTCGGCCGGGGAGGACAGCCGGAACAGGCACAGCTGCCCGATCTTCATCCCCGGGTACAGCTTGATCGGCAGCGTCGCCACGTTCGACAGCTCAAGCGTCACGTGACCGCTGAAGCCCGGGTCGATGAAGCCCGCCGTCGAGTGCGTCAGCAGGCCGAGCCGGCCCAGGCTGGACTTGCCCTCCAGCCGGGAGGCGACGTCGTCCGGCAGCGTGATCACCTCGTAGGTGGAGGCCAGCACGAACTCGCCCGGGTGCAGGATGAACGCGTCGTCG is part of the Kitasatospora cineracea genome and harbors:
- the dcd gene encoding dCTP deaminase — translated: MLLSDNDIRAEIDKGRVVIDPFEPSMVQPSSIDVRLDRFFRVFENHRYPHIDPSEEQPDLTRLVEPENDDAFILHPGEFVLASTYEVITLPDDVASRLEGKSSLGRLGLLTHSTAGFIDPGFSGHVTLELSNVATLPIKLYPGMKIGQLCLFRLSSPAEHPYGSERYGSRYQGQRGPTPSRSYLNFHRTEV